From the genome of Nakamurella flavida, one region includes:
- a CDS encoding YnfA family protein: MTIARSLLLFLVAAVFEIGGAWLVWQGLREHRGWLWIGAGVLALGAYGFVATLQPDANFGRILAAYGGVFVAGSLAWGMVADGFRPDRWDVIGALVCLAGVGLIMYGPRGG, from the coding sequence GTGACCATCGCGCGTTCCCTGCTGCTCTTCCTCGTGGCCGCTGTGTTCGAGATCGGCGGCGCCTGGCTGGTCTGGCAGGGGTTACGTGAGCACCGCGGCTGGCTGTGGATCGGGGCCGGGGTCCTCGCCCTTGGCGCCTACGGATTCGTGGCGACCCTGCAACCGGACGCGAACTTCGGCCGCATCCTGGCGGCGTACGGCGGGGTCTTCGTCGCGGGTTCCCTGGCCTGGGGGATGGTCGCCGACGGTTTCCGACCCGACCGGTGGGATGTCATCGGTGCGCTGGTCTGCCTGGCCGGGGTGGGGCTGATCATGTACGGGCCGCGGGGTGGGTGA
- the xylB gene encoding xylulokinase: protein MSQLVAGIDSSSQSTKVVLVRAEDGVVVDQASSPHPVGTEVDPQAWWEALQLAGSGLLDRAAAIGVGGQQHGMVALDADGAVVRPALLWNDLRSAPQIADVIAHFGGEQQTADAIGSVPPASFTVTKLRWMAENEPENAERTSAVMLPHDWLTWMLAGGPGSGAEMVTDHGDASGTGYYSPARRDWLPEVAAWALGRGPGGPAPQLPRIAGPGEVVGTTTGGAQLSAGTGDNMAAALGLCLRDGDVVVSIGTSGTAFCVTDSPRADPTGSVSGFADASGRYLPLVCTVNASRILSVTARLLGVDHDEFAALALAAEPGAGGLTFLPYMDGERTPNRPTATGVLSGLTSGVQREDLARAAVEALLGSLGDAIDALGVVPGRVLVIGGAARNPAVQQLAPAVWGLPVEFPVPGEYVALGAARQAAWALSGADEPPAWAPPETTAFTADPTPVVRRRYDVLRDRTADWTESRA, encoded by the coding sequence GTGTCGCAGCTCGTCGCGGGGATCGATTCCTCGTCGCAGTCCACGAAGGTCGTCCTGGTCCGGGCCGAGGACGGGGTGGTGGTCGACCAGGCCAGCAGCCCGCATCCGGTGGGCACCGAGGTCGACCCGCAGGCCTGGTGGGAGGCCCTGCAGCTGGCCGGATCCGGGCTGCTGGACCGCGCGGCGGCCATCGGGGTCGGCGGACAGCAGCACGGCATGGTGGCCCTGGACGCGGACGGCGCGGTGGTCCGACCCGCGCTGCTCTGGAACGACCTCCGCTCCGCCCCGCAGATCGCCGACGTCATCGCCCACTTCGGTGGTGAACAGCAGACCGCGGACGCCATCGGCTCCGTGCCGCCCGCCTCGTTCACCGTCACCAAGCTGCGTTGGATGGCCGAGAACGAACCGGAGAACGCCGAACGCACCTCCGCGGTGATGCTCCCGCACGACTGGCTGACCTGGATGCTCGCCGGTGGACCCGGCTCCGGCGCCGAGATGGTCACCGACCACGGCGACGCCTCCGGGACCGGCTACTACTCGCCCGCCCGCCGTGACTGGCTGCCCGAGGTCGCCGCGTGGGCCCTGGGCCGCGGACCCGGCGGACCGGCCCCCCAGCTGCCCCGCATCGCCGGGCCGGGTGAGGTCGTCGGCACCACCACGGGCGGGGCGCAGCTGTCCGCGGGGACGGGTGACAACATGGCCGCCGCCCTCGGGCTGTGCCTGCGCGACGGGGACGTGGTGGTCTCCATCGGCACCTCCGGGACCGCGTTCTGCGTCACCGACAGTCCCCGCGCCGACCCCACCGGATCGGTGTCCGGGTTCGCCGACGCCAGTGGCCGCTATCTGCCGTTGGTGTGCACCGTCAACGCCTCCCGAATCCTGTCGGTCACCGCGCGGCTGCTCGGGGTCGACCACGACGAGTTCGCCGCCCTGGCCCTGGCCGCCGAGCCCGGCGCCGGCGGGCTGACGTTCCTGCCGTACATGGACGGCGAACGCACCCCCAACCGCCCCACGGCCACCGGTGTGCTGTCCGGGCTCACCTCCGGCGTCCAGCGGGAGGACCTGGCCCGGGCGGCCGTCGAGGCCCTGCTCGGTTCGTTGGGCGACGCCATCGACGCGCTCGGTGTCGTCCCCGGCCGGGTCCTGGTCATCGGCGGGGCCGCCCGGAACCCCGCCGTCCAGCAGCTCGCCCCGGCCGTCTGGGGGTTGCCGGTGGAGTTCCCCGTGCCCGGCGAGTACGTCGCGCTCGGCGCCGCCCGCCAGGCCGCCTGGGCGCTGTCCGGAGCCGACGAACCGCCGGCCTGGGCGCCCCCGGAGACCACCGCGTTCACCGCCGACCCCACGCCGGTGGTCCGCCGGCGGTACGACGTCCTCCGCGACCGGACGGCGGACTGGACCGAGAGCCGGGCCTGA
- a CDS encoding VOC family protein, producing the protein MTSAAQPDPAPIGTLASVSLNCPEPAVLADFYTALLGMRRVFATPDGRLVSLAGATGPNLTLMQVDDYAASTWPDPERPQQIHLDIAVAQLDVAVARAEELGATQAVHQAGPQMWRVLLDPVGHPFCLTTATGG; encoded by the coding sequence ATGACCTCCGCCGCCCAGCCCGATCCCGCACCCATCGGCACCCTCGCCTCGGTGTCGCTGAACTGCCCCGAGCCGGCCGTACTCGCCGACTTCTACACCGCCCTGCTCGGCATGCGCCGCGTCTTCGCGACGCCCGACGGCCGGCTCGTCTCCCTCGCCGGAGCGACCGGCCCCAACCTGACGCTCATGCAGGTCGACGACTACGCCGCCTCCACCTGGCCCGACCCCGAACGTCCCCAGCAGATCCACCTCGACATCGCCGTCGCGCAGCTCGATGTCGCCGTCGCTCGAGCCGAGGAGCTCGGAGCCACCCAGGCCGTCCATCAGGCCGGGCCGCAGATGTGGCGGGTGCTCCTCGACCCCGTCGGCCATCCCTTCTGCCTCACCACGGCCACCGGCGGCTGA
- the deoC gene encoding deoxyribose-phosphate aldolase — MSVAPVGSYPELSGVQQARRGLLPDEHPALTLPREQLAGRIQHTLVGQGITERAVRLHIQETLTHGFDAAVVPAAWVAVARDELRGTSARIGSIVDYPHGSSTTAGRRAEAASLVDEGVDELDATVNIGYLLSGRVTEFAADLKAVVDAASPIGVKVMLELPLLDRRQREQAVQAAIDAGAAFVKPASRGAVGIADPATIAYLRRAVPASIGVKASGGVKTIEQVRALLAAGADLIGTSSGVSIVTGGGLAKGSLYSY, encoded by the coding sequence GTGTCGGTGGCCCCAGTGGGTTCCTACCCGGAGCTCTCCGGAGTGCAGCAGGCCCGCCGCGGCCTCCTCCCGGACGAGCACCCGGCGTTGACCTTGCCGCGGGAACAGCTCGCGGGCCGCATCCAGCACACCCTCGTCGGGCAGGGCATCACCGAGCGGGCCGTCCGCCTGCACATCCAGGAGACGCTGACCCACGGTTTCGACGCCGCCGTCGTCCCCGCCGCCTGGGTGGCGGTCGCCCGCGACGAGCTCCGCGGTACCTCGGCCCGCATCGGGTCGATCGTCGACTACCCGCACGGCAGCTCCACCACCGCCGGCCGCCGCGCCGAGGCCGCCTCCCTCGTCGACGAGGGGGTCGACGAGCTCGACGCCACCGTCAACATCGGCTACCTGCTCTCCGGTCGGGTCACCGAGTTCGCCGCCGACCTCAAGGCCGTCGTCGACGCCGCGTCGCCGATCGGGGTCAAGGTCATGCTCGAGCTCCCGCTGTTGGACCGCCGCCAGCGGGAGCAGGCCGTGCAGGCCGCCATCGACGCCGGTGCCGCCTTCGTCAAGCCCGCGTCCCGGGGAGCCGTCGGCATCGCCGATCCCGCCACCATCGCGTATCTGCGCCGGGCCGTCCCCGCCTCCATCGGCGTCAAGGCCTCCGGCGGGGTGAAGACCATCGAGCAGGTCCGGGCCCTGCTCGCGGCCGGCGCCGACCTGATCGGCACCTCGTCCGGCGTCTCCATCGTCACCGGCGGCGGGCTGGCCAAGGGGTCGCTGTACTCGTACTGA
- a CDS encoding isochorismatase family protein, whose product MSTFEDRTGTALLVIDVQQGVVDGAHRRDEVVAAIAALVGRARDESIPVVWVQHSDEELVRDSVEWAYVPELVPAKTEVLVHKSYGDSFEGTDLSDILAEAGVGRLIVAGAETDACIRSTIHGAFTRGYDVTLVGDAHTAGDKSPWGAPPVPAVIAHTNLYWSFQAAPGRTAAVVPAAEVTFTG is encoded by the coding sequence ATGAGCACCTTCGAGGACCGCACCGGCACGGCGCTCTTGGTGATCGACGTGCAGCAGGGGGTGGTCGACGGGGCGCATCGCCGCGACGAGGTGGTCGCCGCCATCGCCGCCCTGGTCGGGCGTGCCCGGGACGAGTCGATTCCCGTCGTCTGGGTCCAGCACAGCGATGAGGAGCTCGTCCGCGACAGCGTCGAATGGGCCTACGTGCCGGAGCTGGTACCCGCGAAAACCGAGGTGTTGGTGCACAAGTCGTACGGCGACTCGTTCGAGGGCACCGACTTGAGCGACATCCTGGCCGAGGCCGGGGTGGGCCGGTTGATCGTCGCCGGCGCCGAGACCGACGCGTGCATCCGATCGACCATCCACGGCGCCTTCACCCGCGGCTACGACGTGACCCTCGTCGGCGACGCGCACACCGCAGGGGACAAGAGCCCCTGGGGTGCGCCGCCGGTGCCGGCCGTCATCGCCCACACCAACCTGTACTGGAGCTTCCAGGCGGCGCCGGGCCGGACCGCCGCCGTCGTTCCGGCCGCGGAGGTCACCTTCACCGGGTGA
- the nhaA gene encoding Na+/H+ antiporter NhaA has translation MERPTSTTSHQEHTIPSHPAPRGRALGRGSWPEASRIASILRRETVGGALLLVATVIALVWANSPASDLYATVRDTRIGPAALHLDLTLGQWAADGLLAVFFFVAGLELKREFVAGDLRDPRRASIPIAAAFGGVLVPALIFLLFTRGDSTAMAGWAIPTATDIAFALAVLAVISTHLPTGLRTFLLTLAVVDDLIAITIIAVAYTSSLALVPLLLALVPLALFAVLVQRRVRSWYLLVPLAVITWALVHASGIHATVAGVLLAFTVPVIRSARNGGPDAGPGLAEHFEHRLRPLSSGFAVPVFAFFSAGVTVGGLSGLGASLSTSVTLGVIVALVAGKTVGVFTATWLMARFTRADLDDELSWTDVLGVSMLAGVGFTVSLLIGELAFGPGTPSDDHVKVGVLLGSLLAALLAAVVLRLRNRVYRRICEAEALDEDQDGIPDVYQRDGR, from the coding sequence TTGGAACGACCCACGAGCACGACGAGCCACCAGGAGCACACCATCCCCTCGCACCCCGCCCCCCGTGGTCGCGCCCTCGGTCGCGGCAGCTGGCCGGAAGCCAGCCGCATCGCGTCGATCCTGCGTCGCGAGACCGTGGGCGGCGCGCTTCTGCTCGTCGCCACCGTCATCGCCCTCGTCTGGGCCAACTCCCCCGCCTCCGACCTCTACGCCACCGTGCGCGACACCCGGATCGGTCCGGCCGCACTGCATCTCGACCTCACCCTCGGACAGTGGGCCGCCGACGGTCTGCTCGCGGTGTTCTTCTTCGTGGCCGGGCTCGAGCTCAAGCGGGAGTTCGTCGCCGGTGACCTCCGCGACCCCCGGCGCGCGTCGATCCCCATCGCGGCGGCGTTCGGCGGCGTGCTCGTTCCCGCCCTGATCTTCCTGCTCTTCACTCGCGGTGACAGCACGGCGATGGCGGGGTGGGCGATCCCCACCGCGACCGACATCGCTTTCGCACTGGCTGTTCTCGCCGTGATCAGCACCCATCTGCCGACCGGGCTGCGGACGTTCCTGCTCACCCTCGCCGTCGTCGACGACCTCATCGCGATCACCATCATCGCCGTCGCGTACACCAGCTCACTGGCCCTGGTCCCGCTGCTGCTGGCCCTGGTCCCGCTCGCCCTGTTCGCCGTCCTCGTCCAGCGCCGGGTCCGGTCCTGGTATCTGCTGGTGCCGCTCGCGGTGATCACCTGGGCCCTGGTGCACGCCTCGGGCATCCACGCCACCGTGGCGGGGGTCCTCCTGGCGTTCACCGTTCCGGTCATCCGCAGCGCCCGCAACGGCGGGCCCGACGCCGGTCCGGGCCTGGCCGAACACTTCGAACACCGGCTGCGGCCGCTCTCGTCCGGCTTCGCCGTGCCGGTCTTCGCGTTCTTCTCCGCCGGCGTCACCGTCGGCGGACTGAGCGGTCTCGGCGCCTCGCTCAGCACCAGCGTCACCCTGGGCGTGATCGTCGCCCTGGTGGCCGGCAAGACCGTCGGGGTCTTCACGGCGACCTGGCTCATGGCCCGGTTCACCCGGGCGGACCTGGACGACGAACTGTCCTGGACCGACGTCCTGGGCGTGTCCATGTTGGCCGGAGTCGGCTTCACGGTGTCGTTGCTGATCGGTGAGCTCGCCTTCGGCCCGGGCACTCCGAGCGACGACCACGTCAAGGTGGGCGTACTCCTCGGGTCGTTGCTCGCCGCGCTGCTCGCTGCCGTGGTGCTCCGCCTGCGGAACCGGGTGTACCGGCGGATCTGCGAGGCCGAGGCGCTGGACGAGGACCAGGACGGTATTCCTGACGTCTACCAGCGCGACGGTCGGTAG
- a CDS encoding SulP family inorganic anion transporter, with translation MRPRSPAFVGGARHAPSERITLVPEVLAPGRPVSGRRPAWLAPHILKTEVLAGLVVALALIPEAISFSIIAGVDPRVGLFASFTMAVSISILGGRPAMISAATAAVALVIAPVMQQYGLDYLIATVILAGVLQVVLGLIGVARLMRFVPRSVMVGFVNALAILIFVAQWPNLTNVPVMVYVLVAAGLAIIYLLPRLTKVVPSPLIAILVLTILTLSVGIAVPTVGDQGALPDSLPLPFLPDVPMTWETLRIIAPFAIGMALVGLLESLMTAKLVDDITDTRSNKTRESWGQGASNIITGFFGGMGGCAMIGQTMINVKSRARTRLSTFLAGVFLLILVVSLGDIVGRIPMAALVAVMIMVSIATFDWYSITPRTLKRMPKSEIAVMLVTVVVTVATHNLAYGVIAGVLLALALFARRVAHLVNLDSTLSADGTTRTYTVTGELFFASSNDLYGQFDYNDPAERVVIDLTGAHLWDASTIATMDAISHKFALHGRTVEIIGLDADSAERHERLSGTLGGH, from the coding sequence ATGCGCCCGCGCTCCCCCGCATTCGTCGGCGGTGCGCGCCATGCCCCATCAGAACGGATCACCCTCGTGCCCGAGGTACTCGCGCCCGGCCGTCCCGTCTCCGGCCGACGGCCCGCCTGGCTGGCCCCGCACATCCTGAAGACCGAGGTCCTGGCCGGTCTCGTCGTCGCCCTCGCCCTCATCCCGGAAGCGATCTCGTTCTCGATCATCGCCGGGGTCGACCCGCGGGTGGGGCTGTTCGCGTCGTTCACCATGGCCGTCTCCATCTCGATCCTGGGCGGCCGGCCGGCGATGATCTCGGCGGCCACCGCCGCGGTCGCGCTGGTGATCGCCCCGGTCATGCAGCAGTACGGCCTGGACTACCTCATCGCCACCGTCATCCTGGCCGGCGTTCTCCAGGTCGTGCTCGGGCTCATCGGGGTCGCGCGGCTGATGCGGTTCGTGCCGCGCAGCGTGATGGTCGGCTTCGTCAACGCCCTGGCCATCCTGATCTTCGTCGCCCAGTGGCCGAACCTGACGAACGTTCCCGTCATGGTCTACGTCCTGGTCGCCGCCGGTCTCGCGATCATCTATCTGCTCCCGCGGCTGACCAAGGTCGTCCCGTCGCCGCTGATCGCCATCCTCGTGCTGACGATCCTCACCCTGTCGGTCGGCATCGCGGTGCCCACCGTCGGCGATCAGGGCGCCCTGCCCGACAGCCTGCCGCTGCCCTTCCTGCCGGACGTGCCGATGACGTGGGAGACGCTTCGGATCATCGCGCCGTTCGCCATCGGCATGGCCCTGGTCGGGCTGCTCGAGTCGCTCATGACGGCCAAGCTCGTCGACGACATCACCGACACGCGGTCCAACAAGACCCGCGAGTCCTGGGGCCAGGGCGCGTCCAACATCATCACCGGCTTCTTCGGCGGCATGGGCGGCTGCGCGATGATCGGCCAGACCATGATCAACGTGAAGTCCCGCGCCCGCACCCGGCTCTCCACGTTCCTGGCCGGGGTGTTCCTGCTGATCCTGGTGGTCTCCCTCGGCGACATCGTCGGCCGCATCCCGATGGCCGCCCTGGTCGCCGTCATGATCATGGTCTCCATCGCCACGTTCGACTGGTACTCGATCACCCCGCGCACCCTGAAGCGCATGCCCAAGAGCGAGATCGCGGTCATGCTGGTGACCGTCGTGGTCACCGTGGCCACCCACAACCTGGCCTACGGCGTCATCGCCGGCGTGCTCCTCGCGCTGGCCCTGTTCGCCCGACGCGTCGCGCACCTGGTCAACCTGGACAGCACGCTGTCCGCGGACGGCACGACGCGCACGTACACCGTCACCGGCGAGCTGTTCTTCGCCTCGTCCAACGACCTGTACGGCCAGTTCGACTACAACGACCCCGCGGAGCGCGTGGTCATCGACCTCACCGGGGCACATCTCTGGGACGCGTCGACCATCGCCACCATGGACGCGATCAGCCACAAGTTCGCGCTGCACGGGCGCACCGTCGAGATCATCGGGCTGGACGCGGACAGTGCCGAACGGCACGAGCGACTCAGCGGGACGCTCGGCGGTCACTGA
- a CDS encoding HNH endonuclease signature motif containing protein: MYDDGNEQDGAAVDVVPPLAVPDLLRADPGSMSGADLVDATAESERLMSAVAAWQMRALAAFAVPGVAGDPYALAGRLAGRELTGSADSDPDVLGSFVLDAAQSMAAGEVAAAFRISPVTAGVKVRDAIRMCTELPATLAALSSGVIDRGKARVIAEYTAPLPAHLTGIVEGRVLPIASAQSTAATRKATAAAVIAVDPRGAAERHEAARRERGLLVQPGTDGMSTLKAYLAADGAVSIFQLADLLATHTVGFADDDRSIGARRVDALTDLAGQILTHGQVDLADYLTPDTRVTADTNLPADATGAAGAADAADATGAAGAADAADATGAAGAADATGAGAGDHRIADMPASTETIPSALPSPVNGRAVTSGRVDQRATRRLSRQGRRPHLQITLGLHTLAGLDDLPADLAGYGAITAGMARTIAASAATLCTLLADPTTGAVTHAGTHHYRPRQDLRDHLTALADSCRFPSCRQPVWRCDIDHRNRYDHRTPGAGGQTTTSNLDPLCRRHHLFKHHAGWTLRRDAPSPTDPAGQGVTWRSPTGHTYPDPPRQVAVPETWVKRTPGRPRPSVEFYPAIGSFTLGCTDRCPPRCDTHSTWAGQDAAPVADVKTAPPTGTSTPSPASTPTGDGDGPAEVTGGDDAPVNVRPRASTKKQPFLDFLEFRHVQYRARISEEGAGDQDRGTSQAVGNGSYISVVEDDLITLVLHEHFSRRHHSDEPVDGEAPPPPAAGAGHDDAPPF; the protein is encoded by the coding sequence ATGTACGACGACGGGAACGAGCAGGACGGGGCGGCGGTCGACGTCGTCCCGCCCCTTGCCGTGCCTGACCTGTTGCGTGCCGACCCGGGGTCGATGTCCGGTGCTGACCTGGTCGATGCGACCGCGGAGTCCGAGCGGCTGATGTCCGCGGTGGCGGCGTGGCAGATGCGCGCGTTGGCGGCGTTCGCCGTCCCGGGGGTGGCGGGCGATCCGTATGCGTTGGCGGGTCGGTTGGCCGGCCGGGAGCTGACCGGTTCGGCTGACTCGGATCCCGATGTGCTGGGGTCGTTCGTGCTGGACGCAGCGCAGTCGATGGCCGCCGGTGAGGTCGCGGCAGCGTTCCGGATCTCCCCGGTCACCGCCGGGGTCAAGGTCCGGGACGCGATCCGGATGTGCACCGAACTGCCCGCTACCTTGGCGGCGTTGTCGTCCGGGGTGATCGACCGGGGCAAGGCCCGGGTCATCGCCGAGTACACCGCGCCGCTGCCCGCCCACCTCACCGGCATCGTGGAAGGCCGGGTACTGCCGATCGCCTCGGCGCAGTCCACCGCGGCGACCCGTAAGGCCACCGCGGCCGCGGTCATCGCGGTCGACCCCCGCGGCGCGGCCGAACGGCACGAGGCTGCGCGCAGGGAGCGGGGTCTGCTGGTGCAGCCCGGCACCGACGGGATGTCCACGTTGAAGGCGTACCTCGCGGCGGACGGCGCGGTCAGCATCTTCCAGTTGGCTGACCTCCTGGCCACGCACACCGTCGGGTTCGCCGACGACGACCGGTCCATCGGGGCCCGCCGGGTCGATGCGCTGACCGACCTGGCCGGGCAGATCCTCACCCACGGGCAGGTCGACCTCGCCGACTACCTCACCCCCGACACCAGAGTCACGGCCGACACCAATCTCCCGGCCGACGCGACCGGCGCGGCCGGCGCGGCCGACGCGGCCGACGCGACCGGCGCGGCCGGCGCGGCCGACGCGGCCGACGCGACCGGCGCGGCCGGCGCGGCCGACGCGACCGGCGCTGGCGCGGGTGATCACCGGATCGCCGACATGCCTGCCAGCACCGAAACCATTCCCTCAGCACTGCCTTCGCCCGTGAACGGTCGGGCCGTCACCTCCGGTCGCGTTGATCAGCGCGCCACCCGCCGCCTGTCCCGGCAGGGCCGCCGACCCCACCTGCAGATCACCCTCGGCCTGCACACCCTCGCCGGCCTGGACGACCTCCCCGCCGACCTCGCCGGCTACGGCGCCATCACCGCCGGCATGGCCCGCACCATCGCCGCCTCCGCCGCAACCCTGTGCACCCTGCTCGCCGACCCCACCACCGGCGCCGTCACCCACGCCGGCACCCACCACTACCGCCCCCGCCAAGACCTCCGCGACCACCTCACCGCCCTGGCCGACTCCTGCCGCTTCCCCTCCTGCCGCCAACCCGTCTGGCGCTGCGACATCGACCACCGCAACCGCTACGACCACCGCACACCTGGCGCCGGCGGCCAGACCACCACGAGCAATCTCGACCCGCTGTGCCGACGACACCACCTGTTCAAACACCACGCCGGCTGGACCCTGCGCCGCGACGCCCCAAGCCCCACCGACCCTGCCGGCCAAGGTGTCACCTGGCGAAGCCCCACCGGACACACCTACCCCGACCCACCCCGACAGGTCGCCGTCCCCGAGACATGGGTGAAACGCACCCCCGGCCGACCCCGCCCCAGCGTCGAGTTCTACCCCGCGATCGGTTCTTTCACCCTCGGGTGCACCGACCGCTGCCCTCCCCGATGCGACACCCACTCCACCTGGGCCGGCCAGGACGCTGCACCAGTTGCTGATGTGAAGACCGCTCCACCCACTGGCACGAGTACCCCGTCCCCGGCCTCCACGCCGACCGGGGACGGGGACGGGCCTGCCGAGGTCACGGGTGGAGACGACGCGCCCGTGAACGTCCGGCCGCGGGCGTCGACGAAGAAGCAACCCTTTCTCGACTTCCTGGAGTTTCGGCACGTGCAGTACCGCGCGCGGATCTCGGAAGAAGGCGCCGGCGATCAGGATCGCGGCACGAGCCAGGCCGTCGGCAATGGCTCGTACATCAGTGTCGTCGAGGACGACCTGATCACCCTGGTGCTGCACGAACACTTCAGCCGGCGACACCACAGCGACGAACCCGTCGACGGGGAGGCCCCCCCACCGCCAGCAGCAGGAGCAGGTCATGACGACGCTCCGCCCTTCTAG
- the pdxY gene encoding pyridoxal kinase PdxY → MRILSIQSSVAYGHVGNSAATFPLQRLGHEVWPVNTVHFSNHTGYGAWRGEVMAPEVVGDVIRGIDERGALGDVDAVLTGYQGSPGVAEVVLDTVERVRELNAAALYCCDPVLGDVGRGMFVLPGIPELMRDRVVPVADVVTPNAYELAFLAADPEFTAGGREARMPATLDEVLAAVEVVRGSGPSTVLVTSVEQGATDDEIAMLAVDSTGAYRVRTPRLPLSVNGAGDVTAALFLAHLSAGIDTALARVASSVFAILTATHRAGAREIRLVHAQSAIADPLGEFPVERLA, encoded by the coding sequence ATGCGCATCCTGTCGATCCAGTCGTCGGTGGCCTACGGACATGTCGGCAACAGTGCGGCGACGTTCCCGCTGCAGCGGCTCGGGCACGAGGTGTGGCCGGTGAACACGGTCCACTTCTCGAACCACACCGGCTACGGGGCGTGGCGGGGTGAGGTGATGGCGCCGGAGGTGGTGGGCGACGTGATCCGCGGGATCGACGAGCGGGGTGCGCTCGGTGACGTGGACGCGGTGCTGACCGGCTACCAGGGGTCCCCGGGGGTGGCCGAGGTCGTGCTCGACACGGTGGAACGTGTCCGCGAGCTGAACGCCGCGGCACTGTACTGCTGCGACCCCGTCCTCGGTGACGTGGGGCGGGGCATGTTCGTGCTGCCGGGGATCCCGGAGCTGATGCGTGACCGGGTGGTGCCGGTCGCCGACGTGGTGACGCCGAACGCCTACGAGTTGGCGTTCCTGGCCGCCGACCCGGAGTTCACCGCCGGCGGCCGGGAGGCGCGGATGCCCGCGACGCTCGACGAGGTGCTCGCCGCCGTCGAGGTGGTGCGAGGGTCGGGGCCGTCGACGGTGTTGGTGACGTCGGTCGAGCAGGGCGCGACGGACGACGAGATCGCGATGCTGGCGGTCGATTCCACCGGCGCCTACCGGGTGCGGACGCCGCGGCTGCCGCTGTCGGTGAACGGGGCGGGCGACGTCACCGCCGCGCTGTTCCTCGCCCACCTGTCGGCCGGCATCGACACCGCCCTGGCCCGCGTGGCCTCGTCGGTGTTCGCGATCCTCACCGCCACGCACCGGGCCGGGGCGCGCGAGATCCGACTGGTCCATGCGCAGAGCGCCATCGCCGATCCGCTGGGTGAGTTCCCGGTCGAGCGGTTGGCCTGA
- a CDS encoding MerR family transcriptional regulator: MQIGELADRAGLSLRTIRHWEEEGLIVPSARSVGGFRLYSGEDFERLLLIRRMKPLGFSIEEMRELLATIDALDADADHPDHPARARLAGFVAQALERREKLRTQLDMADEFVERLRGI; encoded by the coding sequence ATGCAGATCGGTGAACTCGCCGACCGCGCGGGCCTCTCGCTGCGCACCATCCGGCACTGGGAGGAGGAGGGGCTGATCGTCCCGTCCGCCCGCAGCGTCGGAGGTTTCCGCCTGTACAGCGGCGAGGACTTCGAACGGCTGCTGCTGATCCGCCGGATGAAGCCGCTGGGGTTCTCCATCGAGGAGATGCGGGAGCTGCTCGCCACCATCGACGCGCTCGACGCGGACGCCGATCACCCCGACCATCCCGCCCGCGCCCGGCTCGCCGGTTTCGTCGCCCAGGCCCTGGAACGCCGGGAGAAGCTCCGCACCCAGCTCGACATGGCCGACGAGTTCGTGGAGCGCCTGCGCGGCATCTGA
- a CDS encoding response regulator transcription factor codes for MTAPAGGITVAVFDDHQLFREGLAEILGTIPGVRVVAEGDSGTAAVRVAEELRPAVVVIDVQMPGPPAQETVQRIRAASPSTRVVVVTMHDDAELMVDLITAGASAYLVKNADRVELTAAVRSVVRPDDLVFLAVSRATIHQLGRRPPPTAELLTEREAQVLQALSRARSTAEMSIEFRISQGTVKRHLTNVYRKLGAVSRMDAVRRAEHLGLLSPRVPPGRPHAGLPMPPGVSDRRASR; via the coding sequence ATGACCGCACCGGCCGGCGGGATCACCGTCGCGGTCTTCGACGACCACCAGTTGTTCCGGGAGGGGCTGGCCGAGATCCTGGGGACGATCCCGGGGGTGCGGGTGGTCGCCGAAGGGGATTCGGGCACCGCCGCCGTGCGGGTCGCCGAGGAGCTGCGTCCGGCGGTCGTCGTCATCGACGTGCAGATGCCCGGACCGCCCGCCCAGGAGACGGTGCAGCGCATCCGCGCGGCCAGCCCGTCGACCCGGGTGGTGGTGGTGACCATGCACGACGACGCCGAGCTGATGGTCGACCTGATCACCGCCGGGGCCAGCGCGTACCTGGTCAAGAACGCGGACCGGGTCGAGCTGACCGCCGCCGTGCGCAGCGTGGTGCGGCCCGACGACCTGGTGTTCCTGGCCGTCTCCCGGGCCACCATCCACCAGCTGGGCCGACGTCCCCCGCCGACCGCGGAACTGCTCACCGAGCGGGAGGCGCAGGTGCTGCAGGCCCTGTCCCGGGCTCGGAGCACCGCCGAGATGAGCATCGAGTTCCGCATCAGCCAGGGCACCGTCAAGCGGCACCTGACCAACGTCTACCGCAAGCTCGGGGCGGTGTCCCGGATGGACGCCGTTCGGCGGGCCGAGCACCTGGGACTGCTCTCACCGCGGGTCCCACCCGGCCGCCCGCACGCGGGCCTCCCGATGCCGCCGGGGGTCAGTGACCGCCGAGCGTCCCGCTGA